The Candidatus Binatia bacterium genomic interval ATAAGGCCGGCATGTCGGCGAGCGACGTCCTCGACGAGGCCGAAGCCGCCGCGGCGGCGCGCGTCTGGCTGCGGGCGCGCGACGATGCCGTCGCGCGCGCCCGCGAGCTCCTCGATCTCAACGTGCACAAGCAAGAACTCAACCGGATTCTCGAGCCGTTTCTTTGGCATACGGTAATCGTCACCGCGACGGAGTGGGAGAACTTCTTCGAACTGCGCTGCTCGAGCAGCGCGCAGCCCGAGATTCGCGCCGCGGCGGTCCGCATGCGCGAGGCGATCGACGCAAGCCGGCCGCAGCCCGTCGCGCTCGGCGAGTGGCACACGCCGCTGCTGCAGGACGACGAGGGCGCGCTCGACTTGGAGACCCGCCGGCGGGTCTCGGCGGCGCGCTGCGCGCGCGTCTCGTACCTCACGCACGAGGGCAAGCGCGAGATCGCCAAAGACCTCGATCTCTACGAGCGTCTGCGTCAGGACCGCCATCTCAGCCCGTTCGAGCACGTCGCGACGCCGGCGCCCGACGCGGCGTTCCACGCGAACTTCCGCGGCTGGATTCAGATGCGCGCCGAGGTCGAGTGATTCCGCGGAGCGGCGCAGAGGCCGGCGAGCACGAGCGCGGTCACGAGCGCGGCCCAGGCCGGCACCTTTACCGCAAACCATAGCGCGTCGCGCGTGCTGCGCGCCTCGGTATAATCGCGCCACTCCTCGCCGACGAGCTCGCTCGCCGAGTAGACGCGCGGGGGCGCGTGCGGCACCGGGAGATGCGGCGGATGGAGCTCGAGCGCGTAGATCGCCGCGGCGACGACGAGGAGCGTCGCGATGCCGGCGCGCACGCCTACCCGCAGTTGGAGCAGGATCGCGGCGCAGACGAAGATCGCAGCGAGAAAGAGCTGCTTGTAACTCCAGACGGCGATCGCCGGGAGCGCGAGGATGCAGAGCGCGACGGCGGCGGCGACCCGCGCTGGGCCGCGGCTCTCGACCGCGAGCACGAGCAGCGCCGGCAACGCGAAGCACAACTCTTCTTGGTGGAGGAAGGGTCCGCCGATCACGCAGCAGAGCGCCGGGATGAAGACGAGCAGTTCGCGGCGCCCTAACGCGCCGGCAGCTCGCGGCGCGACGACGAGCCCGACCGCGAGCAGCAGGACGTAGGAGAGCGATCCGGCCGCGTACGCTACGACCGGCGGGCTTCCGAGATACGCCAGCGCGTACGTCAGACTGTACTGGAACGGAAAGTGGAGTTCGGACCGCGCGTGGACGGGGAGCACTTGCGTCGCATACTCGAGCAGCCCGCGTCCGCCGGTCAATGCAGACGCGAGCAGCGCGAGAAAGAGCGCGCCGACGATCGCCGCGATCCGCGCGCGCGGCACGAAGAGCAGCGTCGCCAGTAGCACCGGGACGCCGAGCGTCGGTTCGATCGCGGTCAGTGCCGCCAGCGCGCCGGCCAGCGCGTCGCGGCCGCGGTGGAGCGCGAGGCCGCAGAACGCGAGAGCGAAGAGCGCGAACGGCACGATCTGCCCGGTGTTGAGCTCGGCGTAACCGGTCGAGAGCAGCAGCGCTGCGGCGGCGAGAGCGAGCGGGATGCCGATCCCGGCGAGCGCGAGCGCGGCGAGCGCGATCGCAGTCACGATGGCAGCGCCGTCGAGGGCGCGCGCCGCGGCGAACGGCAGACGCGCCAAGGCCATGAACGGTGCGAAGTCGTAGGGCGGCTGCGGGGCAGGCACGGCGATCGCGGGATTACTCGCAAAGAGGCGGCCGCGAAAACTCGTGCCGGAGTTGACCGCGTGCTCGCACGAGCGCAGCGGCTCGTAGGTGTAGGGGTCGGCGCCGTCGTCGAGCACCTGCCCCGCGCAGTAGAAGTCGGCGAAGTCGTCCATCGTGCGCCACGGCAACGCGTCGCCGAGACGGAGAAAGTCGCGCAGCGCGAAGAGCGCGAGCAGCCCCATCAGCACCGCGGTCACGAGCGGCAGACGGCTGCCGGGGACGTTCATGCCGCGAGCGCCGCGAGCACGATGCCGGCGAGCGCGATCCAGGTGGGCACTTTGATTGAGAACCACGTGCCGCTTGCCGCGCCGAGGTGTGCGACGTAATCGGCCCACCCCTGTTGCGCCAGCGCAGAGGCCGGAACGGCGGCGGTCGCCGAGACGAGCGGCGCGGGCGGTGCGAGCTCGAAGAGGTAGATCGCGACCGCGATGCACGCGAACGTAGCGACGGCGGTCGCCGCGCCGGTGCGAAGCCGGAGCAGGATTCCCGCGACGACGGCGAGCGTCGCGAGGAAGAGCCGCTTCGAGATCCAGACGAGGATCCACGGAACGGCGAGCAGGCAGAGCGCGACGGTCGCGATGCTCTTGGCGCGTCCCCGCAGCGACGTCGCGAGCACGAGCGCTGCCGGGACGGCGAATCCGAGATCCACCATGTGCACGTACGGACCGCCGATGATGCTGCACGCAGCCGGAAGATAGGCGAGCAGTTCGGGCCGTTGCAGCCGTCGCGCCGCACGGCGCCCGAGCCACACGCCGAGAACGAGGGCCGCCGCATAGGAGAGCTGCCCCGCCGCAAGCGCAATGGCCGGCTGCGCTCCGGCGGAGCGAAGAACGTAGGTCAGGCTGTATTGATAGGCGTACCCCGCCTCGGCGGCGGCCTGCGCCGGAAGCACGCGCGTCACGTACTCGCCGACGACGGGAATGCCGACCGTCAGCACGCCCGCGATCGCGAGCGCGAGCGCGGTTCCGAGCAGCGCGAGCCGGCTCTGGCGCGCCCATACGACCAGCGCGGCGCAGACCGGGAGTCCGAGGTGCGGCTCGATCAGCGTCAGCGCCGCCAGCGCGCCCGCGAGCGCGTCGCGCCCCCGCGCGAGCGCGACGCCGCAATAGAGCAGGGCGACGAGCGCGAACGGGACGACCTGCCCCGCGTTGAGCAAGACGTATCCCGCCGGAAAGAATACAGCGAGCGCCGCAAGGTCGACCGGCACGTCGATCAGCGCGAGCGCCAGCACCGACGCCGCGAACGCCGCGACGATCGCTGCGACTGCCAGCGCGCGCGCCGTTTCGAAGTTCGTGCGCGCCAGCAGCACGAGCGGCGGAAAATCGTACGGAGGCAGCGGCGCGGGCACGACGCGGTTCGGATCTGCGACGTACGAATCCGCGCGATTGACGGCGTG includes:
- a CDS encoding glycosyltransferase 87 family protein, translating into MNVPGSRLPLVTAVLMGLLALFALRDFLRLGDALPWRTMDDFADFYCAGQVLDDGADPYTYEPLRSCEHAVNSGTSFRGRLFASNPAIAVPAPQPPYDFAPFMALARLPFAAARALDGAAIVTAIALAALALAGIGIPLALAAAALLLSTGYAELNTGQIVPFALFALAFCGLALHRGRDALAGALAALTAIEPTLGVPVLLATLLFVPRARIAAIVGALFLALLASALTGGRGLLEYATQVLPVHARSELHFPFQYSLTYALAYLGSPPVVAYAAGSLSYVLLLAVGLVVAPRAAGALGRRELLVFIPALCCVIGGPFLHQEELCFALPALLVLAVESRGPARVAAAVALCILALPAIAVWSYKQLFLAAIFVCAAILLQLRVGVRAGIATLLVVAAAIYALELHPPHLPVPHAPPRVYSASELVGEEWRDYTEARSTRDALWFAVKVPAWAALVTALVLAGLCAAPRNHSTSARI